The region CAGAAGAGATTGATTAGCGCGATAAAAGTGATGCGACATCGATTGGGATAAAAGAAGAAGAGAGGAATACAACCTCAACAAATAACAACGGCGTTGGCTCCTGAGCGTCAACGCCGTTTCAGCAGGCTGGACTATCCCGCCTACTGGCTGCCGTCCGGGAACAGGAACGGGTTGATGCTACTGCGGGAAAAACCTTCGTCTTCCATTTTCACATCCAGCACCAGCGAGGCCAGATCGTCCGCTACCGCTTCCACCCGGTGATCCTTTTCCTGATACAACAGTTTCAGGTAGGTGCCGCAATCGTCGCAGCTTTCCGCCTTGATGGCAGCGTTTTCATCATCCAGCGACCAGTAATGCAGTTTGCCCGCCTGCTCGCAGTTACTGCACTTGATACGCACCATATGCCATTCGGTTTCACACAGGTTACAGTGCAGGTAACGCAGGCCGCTGGTGGCGCCGATCTGCACCACGCCGGAAACCGGCATACTGCCGCACACCGGGCAAAACTGGCGATGCTCGCCCTGCTCGGCATGCGCCCGCCCCGGCAACTGGGTCGCCATCTGCGCCCAGTACAGCGATAACGCCGCCCAGACGAACGGTGCTTTGTCGTTGTTTTCCGACGTGAATTGCTGGCCGATCAGCGCTTCCGCCAGCGCATCCCACTGCTGGACCGGCATTTTTTCCAGGTTTTCCAGCGTAGCCAATACCTGGCCGCTGGCGGTGGCTTTCAGTTCTTCAATCAGCGCCTGCAGCAGCGCATGCCAGTGCGGATCGCGTGCAAAAGTAGCGGCATCCAGCGGCGGGCGTGCGGCGCTGTTTTGCACGCTGCTGTTGTGCACGCTATCGTGCAACAGGCCGGCGAGATCCACCTCCAGCGGATGGTCATGCCGCACTTTTTCCTGCGCATCCACTACCTCGGCGGCAAACAGCAGGTAATCCGCCAGCGGGTGATC is a window of Dickeya solani IPO 2222 DNA encoding:
- the fdhE gene encoding formate dehydrogenase accessory protein FdhE, giving the protein MSIRIVPQEQLADSEKTSTLGAIPPLLFANLKSLYSGRAERLRQLAQDHPLADYLLFAAEVVDAQEKVRHDHPLEVDLAGLLHDSVHNSSVQNSAARPPLDAATFARDPHWHALLQALIEELKATASGQVLATLENLEKMPVQQWDALAEALIGQQFTSENNDKAPFVWAALSLYWAQMATQLPGRAHAEQGEHRQFCPVCGSMPVSGVVQIGATSGLRYLHCNLCETEWHMVRIKCSNCEQAGKLHYWSLDDENAAIKAESCDDCGTYLKLLYQEKDHRVEAVADDLASLVLDVKMEDEGFSRSSINPFLFPDGSQ